One window of Flavobacteriales bacterium genomic DNA carries:
- a CDS encoding cysteine dioxygenase family protein gives MKTTIKTLKSLVRALSMCKGDMCVVDIMQQSEIPVSEVEAYCSWNSERYTRNLIAKTEDVEVLLICWEAGQSSPIHDFDSHEAWVHPISGRLREEKFIPGIEGEGLVKAGSMSVWENDFSYMRNVSAHRFTNIFGARTISIAVFAPPITHIRVYDEETGTATSQPVSYDKTFDLLSKETSTQSV, from the coding sequence ATGAAAACTACAATAAAAACGCTGAAGAGTCTGGTAAGGGCTTTAAGCATGTGTAAGGGAGATATGTGTGTCGTAGATATTATGCAACAGTCAGAAATCCCGGTATCAGAGGTCGAAGCATATTGTTCGTGGAACAGCGAACGATATACGAGAAACCTGATTGCAAAAACAGAAGATGTAGAAGTGTTGTTAATTTGTTGGGAGGCAGGACAGAGTTCTCCCATACATGATTTTGATTCTCATGAAGCATGGGTGCATCCCATATCCGGGCGGTTGAGGGAAGAAAAATTTATTCCAGGAATCGAAGGTGAAGGTCTGGTTAAAGCAGGATCCATGAGTGTATGGGAAAATGATTTTTCATACATGCGTAACGTTAGTGCGCACCGGTTTACCAATATTTTTGGTGCCAGAACCATAAGTATCGCGGTTTTTGCTCCACCGATCACCCACATCAGGGTGTATGATGAAGAAACCGGAACAGCGACCAGTCAGCCCGTCTCATACGATAAGACATTTGACCTTCTGAGCAAGGAGACCAGCACTCAAAGTGTATAG
- a CDS encoding response regulator codes for MKKVENMTVYVVDDNRTNLEVIKHKLRANLGCKVRIFTTAEECLRNVAWRAPDLVLSDYNLDASYSHKMNGDRMLVQLKARHPSLPVIMYSSVNSVDLTVNLMKRGAVDFIPRDERFLKRMVGAVSGQIEYMLSGYREQRAIAGFVSLVVLLLSGLVVVSYAFTNWLPYYVASALFVGMGGALVIPSITLSFKRRFFQAGH; via the coding sequence ATGAAAAAGGTAGAAAATATGACGGTATACGTCGTCGACGATAACCGAACAAACCTGGAAGTTATCAAGCACAAACTCAGGGCAAACCTGGGTTGTAAGGTGCGGATTTTTACCACAGCAGAAGAATGTCTGCGAAATGTTGCCTGGCGGGCACCGGATCTGGTATTGTCTGATTATAATCTGGATGCCAGTTACTCTCATAAGATGAATGGCGATCGGATGCTTGTTCAGTTGAAGGCACGGCATCCTAGTCTTCCTGTGATCATGTATTCCTCAGTGAATAGTGTGGATTTAACAGTTAACCTGATGAAGCGGGGAGCAGTGGATTTTATTCCCAGGGACGAACGCTTTCTGAAAAGAATGGTAGGCGCGGTTTCCGGACAGATTGAATACATGCTCAGTGGATACAGGGAACAACGGGCTATTGCAGGTTTTGTTTCCCTGGTGGTGTTACTGCTGAGCGGATTGGTTGTGGTAAGCTATGCGTTTACCAATTGGCTGCCGTACTACGTTGCATCCGCCCTGTTTGTTGGAATGGGCGGTGCATTGGTGATTCCGTCGATCACCCTGTCATTTAAAAGGAGGTTTTTCCAGGCGGGACATTAG
- a CDS encoding response regulator, translated as MKRKETYNIFVVEDSDVYRTILMEALGRANDNDSQYVLYPFSSGEDCINDLHISPDVVVLDYHLNGNGYESNMNGLMLLRKMKQLWPNVEAIVLSCQKDVSIVKEFVRSGINRYVKKDGPGSATKVKDLVGNIIHAKMVHQRRFRKYATLLILAVITVCAAFAWTFLTK; from the coding sequence ATGAAAAGAAAAGAAACATATAACATTTTTGTTGTGGAGGACTCGGATGTGTACCGGACTATTCTGATGGAGGCTCTGGGGCGCGCAAATGATAATGACTCGCAGTATGTACTCTACCCATTTTCATCCGGGGAAGATTGTATCAATGATCTTCATATTTCCCCCGATGTGGTGGTGTTGGATTATCATTTGAACGGGAATGGTTATGAATCCAATATGAATGGCCTGATGCTATTAAGGAAGATGAAGCAGCTCTGGCCAAATGTAGAGGCTATCGTTCTAAGTTGCCAAAAGGATGTAAGCATTGTAAAGGAGTTTGTTAGGTCCGGAATCAACAGGTATGTTAAAAAGGATGGTCCCGGAAGCGCAACAAAAGTGAAGGATCTGGTCGGGAATATCATTCATGCAAAAATGGTACACCAGAGAAGATTTCGGAAGTATGCCACATTGTTAATATTAGCAGTCATTACCGTCTGTGCAGCGTTTGCATGGACCTTCTTAACCAAATAA
- a CDS encoding response regulator, with translation MEAIAAYRPFRITQEREREADYKIFIVEDSAAAGALLAHYLERLPRCKDQSKPRCEIHTFESGEECLKHLYLHPDIIVLDYFLDEKNESAMDGLAILRRVKKESPSTEVIMMSGQQEVMVVAELFNNGIREYISKEHACHVRVEEAVLRIFEEKRHRKRRQNQMIIGGVLCFIAGLILGGWFV, from the coding sequence ATGGAAGCCATAGCAGCATACAGGCCTTTTCGGATAACTCAGGAAAGAGAGCGGGAAGCGGATTATAAGATATTCATTGTTGAAGATTCTGCTGCTGCAGGTGCTCTGCTGGCACATTATCTGGAGCGTTTACCCCGCTGTAAAGACCAAAGCAAACCACGTTGTGAAATTCACACATTTGAAAGTGGTGAGGAATGTTTGAAACATCTTTATCTACACCCGGACATCATTGTGCTGGATTATTTTCTGGATGAGAAAAACGAATCAGCCATGGACGGTTTGGCTATTCTACGCCGTGTAAAGAAGGAATCGCCATCAACGGAAGTAATAATGATGAGCGGCCAACAAGAAGTTATGGTCGTTGCAGAATTGTTTAACAACGGAATCCGTGAATATATTTCAAAAGAACATGCCTGTCATGTGCGGGTTGAAGAGGCTGTTCTGAGAATATTTGAGGAGAAAAGACACAGAAAAAGACGACAGAATCAGATGATTATCGGAGGCGTTCTTTGCTTTATTGCCGGATTGATTTTGGGAGGATGGTTTGTGTAA
- a CDS encoding response regulator transcription factor: MLLRTAIIDDDKVFCDILSHYISKIDLMELEAIYHDIPTVLNDNRAFKNLDLVFLDVELPGMTGIEFLETLENPPQVIIVSGKKEYGADAFDYNVLDYLKKPVSFSRFVKAVNKIQQKNAAPMPVDGLSDGHLFVRCDGLWKRLAFEEIQLIKGHNNSVVVKTEKESFHSPMRMKEIFERLPAGAFMQVHRSYIVNLNKIDKVDGEILEINKRTIPVSRTYIRELYERLHIER, from the coding sequence ATGCTGTTAAGAACGGCCATTATTGACGACGATAAAGTGTTTTGCGATATACTCTCCCATTATATCAGCAAGATTGATTTAATGGAATTGGAGGCTATTTACCACGACATTCCCACCGTCTTGAATGATAATCGTGCATTCAAAAATCTGGATTTGGTATTTCTGGATGTTGAACTTCCGGGAATGACAGGAATTGAATTTCTGGAAACCCTTGAAAACCCGCCTCAGGTAATCATTGTTTCAGGAAAGAAGGAATACGGTGCAGATGCGTTTGATTATAACGTGTTGGACTACCTGAAAAAACCAGTTTCGTTTTCCCGTTTTGTAAAGGCCGTTAATAAGATTCAACAAAAAAATGCGGCACCGATGCCTGTGGATGGACTTTCCGACGGACACTTGTTTGTTCGTTGCGATGGCCTTTGGAAACGACTTGCATTTGAAGAAATACAATTGATCAAAGGGCATAATAATAGCGTTGTCGTTAAAACAGAAAAGGAAAGTTTTCATAGCCCAATGCGTATGAAAGAAATATTTGAACGATTACCCGCAGGTGCTTTCATGCAGGTTCACCGGTCCTACATTGTAAATCTGAATAAGATCGACAAAGTTGATGGAGAAATTCTGGAAATCAATAAAAGAACCATACCTGTAAGCAGAACCTACATTCGTGAATTGTATGAACGATTGCATATAGAAAGGTAA
- a CDS encoding STAS/SEC14 domain-containing protein produces the protein MANKVYISESDLICVIYQGNQTYESVTSVTRQVIAAAEKLRLRHKEVKILNSLKYIKGTTAESRKAVADALMLDTYDKIALYGGNMFFKYLTKLIVIATKKSAKVKYFDSKETASKWLLMNKVNTALKE, from the coding sequence ATGGCTAATAAAGTTTACATATCAGAAAGCGATCTCATTTGTGTGATTTACCAGGGAAATCAAACCTATGAAAGTGTGACCTCCGTGACGCGACAAGTCATTGCGGCAGCAGAGAAACTCCGGTTGAGGCACAAGGAGGTGAAAATTCTGAATTCACTGAAGTACATCAAGGGTACAACAGCAGAATCCCGAAAGGCTGTGGCTGATGCATTGATGCTGGATACGTATGATAAGATTGCCTTGTATGGCGGTAACATGTTTTTTAAATACCTCACCAAACTCATTGTGATCGCCACCAAGAAAAGTGCAAAAGTCAAATATTTTGATTCAAAGGAGACTGCCAGTAAATGGCTGCTGATGAATAAAGTCAATACAGCCCTGAAAGAATGA
- a CDS encoding PAS domain S-box protein has protein sequence MTIKTTYSDLEQYKKRVEHRLNELIPVFARATIGDFSKDVPFTENEDEFSELYVGVQVMLDVIRDKLGKLGKWNDELADRIAEKTRAFEEAQYLTHIGSWECDVEKGKLDLSDEMYRIYGLQKQTKPIDYGTFLQYVHPDDRERVGDCVNLSLKSLKPFNIFYRIVRDDGSVRILQGRGKVEADWDGNPVRVLGTGQDVTDLKRVEDELIYARNNLEKKVKERTTKLKRALEDLRKEMARREEVQAKAERLAAIVEGTYDAILSKTLDGTITSWNKAAQRLYGYSPKEAIGKNVAIIVPDERKDELENILLRLSQGKMIKRLETIRRHKNGHLVYVSLTISPIYNSAGEVIGASSIAKDITREVAAQHQMKKSQIRLNNFMNAARDVFAIYDHELRLVDINKAGVKLLGERSKKNLIGKHMNEIFPSIKGTEHQALYEKVLLKGRSKRLETFLSHDVFGNRFFAIEIFKLDEGIGVISRDITQQKQSDQALNESERKYRTLVETMNEGVLIVNNDDVIEFVNETFCRQSGYPMDELVGQKAMDLLLDEDERERMKHMILKRQDGEASQYEIRIKTKWGQKLWMLVNGSPVYSNANEVIGSVGLHTNINQRKQHEAELDALARFPAENPSPVMRFSMRGQALIYVNRASR, from the coding sequence ATGACCATCAAAACCACATATAGCGACCTTGAGCAATACAAGAAACGTGTGGAGCACCGGTTGAACGAACTTATACCGGTTTTTGCCAGGGCAACAATTGGTGACTTCTCAAAGGATGTTCCATTTACTGAAAACGAAGATGAGTTCTCGGAACTTTATGTAGGTGTTCAGGTAATGCTGGATGTTATCCGTGATAAACTTGGAAAGCTTGGTAAATGGAATGATGAACTTGCCGACAGAATTGCGGAAAAAACCAGGGCGTTTGAAGAAGCACAGTATCTGACCCATATTGGAAGTTGGGAGTGTGATGTGGAAAAGGGGAAACTCGATCTGTCCGATGAAATGTACCGGATTTACGGACTCCAGAAACAAACCAAGCCTATTGATTACGGCACATTCCTGCAGTATGTTCATCCTGATGATCGTGAACGTGTTGGTGACTGTGTCAATCTTTCTCTTAAGTCTCTTAAACCATTCAACATATTTTACCGGATTGTCAGAGATGATGGTTCTGTGCGCATTCTTCAGGGAAGAGGAAAGGTAGAAGCCGATTGGGATGGAAACCCGGTACGTGTTCTGGGTACTGGTCAGGATGTCACCGATTTGAAACGTGTGGAAGATGAGTTGATTTATGCCAGGAATAACCTGGAGAAAAAGGTGAAGGAACGAACGACCAAGCTTAAAAGGGCTCTGGAAGACCTTCGTAAAGAGATGGCCAGGAGGGAAGAGGTGCAAGCCAAGGCAGAAAGGTTGGCGGCTATTGTTGAAGGTACCTACGATGCCATTTTGAGCAAAACCCTGGATGGCACCATAACCAGTTGGAATAAGGCTGCACAGCGACTTTATGGGTATTCTCCTAAAGAAGCCATTGGGAAAAATGTTGCGATCATCGTGCCTGATGAAAGGAAGGACGAGTTGGAGAACATCCTGTTGCGTCTAAGCCAGGGGAAGATGATCAAACGGCTGGAGACGATCAGAAGGCACAAAAACGGACACCTCGTGTATGTTAGTCTTACGATATCTCCAATTTACAACAGTGCCGGTGAGGTGATCGGGGCATCCAGTATCGCCAAAGATATTACCCGGGAGGTTGCAGCACAGCATCAAATGAAAAAGAGCCAGATAAGGCTTAATAACTTCATGAACGCGGCCAGGGATGTATTTGCCATATATGACCACGAACTTCGCCTGGTTGATATAAACAAAGCGGGTGTAAAACTGCTTGGAGAAAGAAGCAAGAAAAATCTGATCGGGAAGCATATGAATGAGATTTTCCCTTCCATAAAAGGAACCGAGCATCAGGCATTGTACGAGAAGGTCCTGTTAAAAGGACGCAGCAAAAGACTGGAGACTTTTCTCTCTCATGATGTTTTCGGTAACCGGTTTTTTGCCATTGAGATATTTAAGCTTGATGAAGGAATTGGGGTGATAAGCCGTGACATAACACAGCAAAAGCAAAGTGATCAGGCCCTAAACGAAAGTGAGCGGAAGTACCGAACCCTGGTGGAAACGATGAATGAAGGAGTTCTTATCGTCAATAATGATGACGTGATAGAATTTGTCAATGAAACGTTTTGCAGGCAATCTGGTTATCCAATGGATGAACTGGTGGGCCAGAAGGCCATGGATTTATTGCTGGATGAAGATGAACGTGAGCGAATGAAGCATATGATTCTGAAGCGTCAGGATGGAGAGGCCAGTCAGTATGAGATCAGAATAAAAACAAAATGGGGACAGAAATTATGGATGCTTGTTAATGGTTCTCCTGTGTATAGCAATGCCAATGAGGTTATAGGTTCGGTGGGTTTGCATACCAACATTAATCAACGTAAGCAACATGAGGCGGAGCTGGATGCATTGGCCAGGTTTCCGGCTGAGAACCCTAGTCCTGTTATGCGGTTCTCTATGAGGGGGCAGGCATTGATATATGTCAACCGTGCATCTCGTTGA
- a CDS encoding response regulator has product MSTVHLVDCLDRSHELRKQWNSLINKVYIRNQVTKEEMVIENRNYLFTIVPIRDGHYVNLYGTDITMAKQAEEEVKRLLFVLSQTDNSIMIADADGTIRWVNAAFKRISGYSLENVKGTHGEILRHGKSTGLDPRHPYFKRMIKTRRSVSYECKNFAKSGKEYWTLTTITPVLNDKDEIEGIVAMDSDVTEKKKAEKALLKAKKIAESSAKAREMFLANMSHEIRTPMNAIMGIIQLLRETSINSQQNYYLKSMEFAGENLMRIIDDVLDLSKIESGKLSIEEQGFDIVEMVRDLVNSVAYRAHEQGIEMKLDLDIDIPPVVVGDPVRINQILLNLVSNAIKFTHEGGVQLSVKVHSQDQDKCLLRFMVADSGIGIPKEKQEQIFEEFEQAHKGNTRKYGGTGLGLSIVKRLTSMMDGRMKLQSKEGKGTTFTIDLPFRITDKPLSENATEDMGRLRDVLSDKCILLVEDNKLNQMVASDFLASMGIKVSIANDGQEAMEWLRKQQADLVLMDIQMPRMDGYETTRMIREELKSPVPIIAMTAHAINGEERRCKAAGMNDYISKPLKKITLYKKIAQLISKKT; this is encoded by the coding sequence ATGTCAACCGTGCATCTCGTTGATTGTCTTGATCGGAGCCATGAACTCCGTAAACAATGGAACTCTTTGATCAATAAGGTTTATATCCGTAATCAGGTTACAAAGGAGGAAATGGTTATTGAGAACCGTAATTACCTGTTTACCATTGTGCCGATAAGGGATGGGCATTATGTAAACCTTTACGGTACAGATATTACGATGGCGAAGCAGGCAGAAGAAGAGGTAAAACGTCTCCTTTTTGTTTTGTCTCAGACCGATAATTCTATTATGATTGCCGACGCCGATGGTACTATACGTTGGGTAAACGCAGCATTTAAGCGTATCAGTGGGTATTCTCTGGAGAATGTGAAGGGAACGCATGGAGAGATACTCAGGCATGGTAAATCAACAGGCCTGGATCCCAGGCACCCATATTTCAAAAGGATGATCAAGACACGACGCTCGGTGTCGTATGAATGCAAGAACTTTGCGAAGTCCGGGAAAGAGTATTGGACCCTGACCACCATTACTCCGGTATTGAATGACAAGGACGAGATTGAGGGTATTGTGGCCATGGATTCTGACGTGACCGAAAAGAAAAAGGCAGAGAAAGCATTGCTGAAGGCGAAGAAAATTGCGGAATCCTCTGCCAAGGCCAGGGAGATGTTCCTTGCCAATATGAGTCATGAGATCCGGACGCCGATGAACGCCATCATGGGTATCATTCAATTGTTAAGGGAAACCTCTATCAATTCGCAACAAAATTATTATTTAAAGTCCATGGAATTTGCGGGGGAGAACCTGATGCGAATTATCGATGACGTATTGGATTTATCTAAAATTGAATCCGGAAAATTAAGTATAGAAGAGCAGGGGTTTGATATAGTGGAAATGGTCCGTGACCTTGTAAACTCTGTGGCATACCGGGCGCATGAGCAAGGTATTGAGATGAAACTAGACCTCGACATCGACATTCCACCGGTGGTGGTGGGAGACCCTGTTCGTATCAATCAGATACTTCTCAACCTGGTCAGTAATGCGATCAAATTTACACATGAAGGAGGTGTGCAGCTGTCTGTGAAGGTGCATTCACAGGATCAGGATAAATGTCTTCTTCGCTTTATGGTGGCAGATTCGGGAATTGGTATTCCTAAAGAGAAACAGGAACAAATTTTTGAAGAGTTTGAACAGGCACATAAGGGAAATACAAGAAAATATGGCGGTACCGGACTTGGCCTGTCGATCGTGAAACGACTTACAAGCATGATGGATGGTCGGATGAAATTGCAGAGTAAAGAAGGTAAAGGCACAACGTTTACCATTGATCTTCCTTTCAGAATAACTGATAAACCTTTGAGTGAAAATGCAACAGAGGATATGGGAAGATTACGGGATGTTCTTTCTGATAAATGCATTCTCCTGGTTGAAGACAATAAGCTTAATCAAATGGTTGCATCGGATTTTCTGGCTTCTATGGGAATAAAGGTCAGTATTGCCAATGATGGACAGGAGGCTATGGAGTGGCTGAGAAAACAACAGGCAGATCTTGTTTTGATGGACATCCAGATGCCTCGTATGGATGGTTATGAAACCACCAGAATGATAAGGGAAGAATTGAAAAGTCCTGTGCCAATCATCGCAATGACAGCGCATGCCATCAATGGGGAAGAACGTCGTTGTAAAGCGGCGGGAATGAATGACTACATCAGTAAACCATTGAAGAAAATAACACTATACAAGAAAATAGCTCAATTGATCTCTAAAAAAACATAA
- a CDS encoding Hpt domain-containing protein, with the protein MGLDVQRLKQYLECDDAFVVMVIDRFMKESREIIEHLEQRLIEEDVNGIRSSAHKMLSSTRIMGMDNVTRLFENIETDAEKGKPINQLQGEIEQARESWLQMMEEMEKVKEELSGA; encoded by the coding sequence ATGGGACTGGATGTGCAAAGACTCAAACAATACCTCGAATGTGATGATGCATTCGTGGTGATGGTGATTGACCGGTTTATGAAGGAATCACGGGAAATCATAGAACACCTCGAGCAAAGGCTTATCGAAGAAGATGTGAATGGAATCAGAAGTTCTGCTCATAAAATGCTTAGCTCTACACGTATCATGGGTATGGACAACGTGACGCGTCTTTTCGAAAATATTGAAACCGATGCTGAGAAAGGAAAACCCATTAATCAGCTTCAGGGCGAGATTGAGCAGGCGAGAGAATCATGGTTGCAGATGATGGAAGAGATGGAGAAGGTAAAGGAAGAATTATCCGGCGCATAG
- a CDS encoding transcriptional regulator: MTSVITGDIIHSRTLQNQDPWLIPLKKLFNEYGKTPKVWEIYRGDSFQVEVKDPADALLTAIRIKATVKCVKGIDVRMGIGIGGKDYEANRVSESNGEAFVHSGERLESMKKEKQNLSVKTPWPAFDEEINLHIRLALIAMDNWSQGAAELMTISLANRTLGQQEIAEKLGIAQSSVSERQTRAHHAEIMDLEAWYREKINKLIRQ, from the coding sequence ATGACAAGTGTGATCACCGGAGATATCATCCATTCAAGAACTTTGCAGAATCAGGACCCCTGGCTGATTCCTCTCAAGAAATTATTCAACGAATACGGAAAGACGCCAAAAGTATGGGAAATCTATCGGGGCGATAGCTTTCAGGTAGAAGTGAAGGATCCTGCAGATGCATTGCTCACAGCAATCCGGATAAAGGCCACAGTGAAATGTGTGAAGGGAATAGATGTGCGAATGGGAATAGGAATAGGGGGGAAGGATTATGAAGCTAACAGGGTATCCGAATCAAACGGCGAAGCGTTCGTGCATTCCGGCGAAAGGCTTGAAAGTATGAAGAAGGAGAAGCAAAACCTTTCGGTGAAAACCCCGTGGCCAGCCTTTGATGAGGAAATCAATCTCCACATACGTCTTGCATTGATTGCCATGGATAACTGGAGTCAGGGAGCTGCTGAGTTGATGACAATATCATTGGCAAACCGCACTTTAGGGCAACAGGAAATAGCGGAAAAGTTGGGCATAGCGCAATCATCTGTAAGTGAAAGGCAAACACGGGCGCACCATGCGGAGATCATGGATCTTGAAGCATGGTATCGAGAGAAAATAAATAAGTTGATACGTCAATGA
- a CDS encoding DUF3307 domain-containing protein, translating to MMLLVKLFLAHLIGDFILQPDQWIREKEEKRLRSPKLYLHTLLHGALAWLFVWEFAFWLPAVVLAISHGLIDTVKLSFQKDNRKREWFMIDQCLHLVVLIVVWYAYTRPLLWEINWFTDDVLIYITAVVMLTLPASVCIKVFISKWAPQTEEHNDESLQDAGKYIGILERLFVLAFVVTEHWEAIGFLIAAKSVFRFGDLRQSKDRKLTEYILIGTLLSFAMALTTGVLVRYCIAH from the coding sequence ATGATGCTGCTCGTAAAACTTTTTCTGGCGCATTTGATCGGTGACTTCATATTGCAACCCGATCAATGGATACGGGAAAAAGAGGAGAAGAGATTAAGGTCTCCCAAACTTTACCTGCATACACTGCTTCACGGAGCCCTCGCCTGGTTGTTTGTATGGGAGTTTGCTTTCTGGTTGCCCGCAGTAGTCTTAGCTATTTCCCACGGTCTGATAGACACCGTCAAGCTGAGCTTTCAAAAAGATAACCGGAAGCGGGAGTGGTTTATGATCGACCAGTGTCTTCACCTCGTTGTTCTGATTGTTGTATGGTATGCATATACCAGGCCGTTGTTGTGGGAAATAAACTGGTTTACAGATGACGTGCTCATTTATATAACGGCAGTTGTGATGCTGACACTCCCGGCCTCTGTTTGTATCAAAGTATTTATCTCAAAATGGGCACCCCAGACAGAAGAGCATAATGATGAGTCGCTTCAGGATGCGGGGAAATATATAGGAATACTTGAGCGGCTGTTCGTTCTTGCTTTTGTAGTAACAGAGCATTGGGAGGCCATCGGCTTTCTGATTGCGGCCAAATCCGTATTTCGATTCGGTGACCTTCGCCAATCTAAAGACCGCAAACTCACAGAGTATATTCTGATTGGAACCTTGTTGAGTTTTGCGATGGCATTGACAACAGGCGTTCTTGTGAGGTACTGCATCGCTCATTAG
- a CDS encoding DUF4407 domain-containing protein yields MISSAYALYFVFNDLPVYLRLSAAVLFGLVWGLMILNLDRFIVSSMKKNGSRWRELRLAIPRLFLAAMIAITISKPLELTIFHTSIDYEMEIMKHDDIKKQEEALAQRYAGDISLLENSITALQGQIDVATSERNALDHEARIEADGTGGSSRRGLAQIYPLKKADADKAQTELDTITAHNSPLISEQRMQLTKLHMMVDSMQQNIQRGAYDGFDKRLIALATISERNPVIATAGIFVMLLFLILEMSPVLVKLLSPRGPYDDLLEVHEHAFTNYRIEKIAKMDSDTKERLARLGVNVDFGSANTAPA; encoded by the coding sequence ATGATCTCGAGTGCCTATGCCTTGTACTTTGTTTTCAATGACCTTCCGGTATATCTGAGATTGAGCGCCGCCGTTCTTTTCGGACTTGTCTGGGGACTTATGATCCTTAACCTTGATCGTTTCATTGTCTCAAGCATGAAGAAGAACGGAAGTCGCTGGCGAGAACTGAGGCTTGCCATTCCCAGGCTGTTCCTGGCCGCAATGATTGCCATCACCATCTCAAAACCCCTGGAGTTAACCATCTTTCATACATCCATTGATTACGAAATGGAGATCATGAAACACGATGATATCAAGAAACAGGAGGAGGCCCTTGCACAGCGTTATGCAGGTGATATATCATTGCTTGAGAATAGCATTACGGCATTGCAAGGTCAGATTGATGTTGCAACATCCGAACGCAACGCTCTGGACCATGAAGCCAGGATAGAAGCAGATGGTACAGGCGGTTCCTCACGTCGCGGTCTGGCTCAGATTTACCCACTAAAAAAAGCTGATGCTGATAAGGCACAAACAGAACTTGACACGATCACTGCACATAATTCTCCGCTAATTTCAGAACAGCGTATGCAGTTGACCAAACTGCATATGATGGTAGACAGCATGCAACAAAACATTCAGCGCGGTGCATACGATGGGTTTGACAAACGGTTGATTGCATTGGCAACCATTTCCGAACGCAACCCGGTCATTGCCACCGCCGGTATCTTTGTTATGCTTCTATTCCTGATCCTGGAGATGTCACCCGTTCTGGTCAAGCTGCTATCTCCCAGAGGACCCTATGATGATCTGCTGGAGGTACACGAACATGCATTCACCAACTATCGTATAGAAAAAATAGCCAAAATGGATAGCGACACAAAAGAGCGGTTGGCCCGATTGGGGGTCAATGTGGATTTCGGATCAGCGAATACAGCACCCGCCTGA
- a CDS encoding rhodanese-like domain-containing protein, with amino-acid sequence MIQILKNILGIGPKVDFKQLVKDGAQIIDVRTVGEFRSGHIKGAVNLPLHNLHQNISKIKTGKPVITCCASGMRSASAKRILKTEGFQEVHNGGGWVSLQSKIS; translated from the coding sequence ATGATACAAATACTAAAGAACATATTGGGAATCGGGCCTAAGGTCGACTTCAAACAGCTGGTAAAAGACGGGGCACAAATTATTGATGTACGAACCGTTGGTGAATTCCGGAGTGGACATATTAAGGGGGCCGTAAATCTGCCGCTCCATAACTTACACCAAAACATATCCAAGATTAAAACGGGTAAACCCGTCATTACCTGTTGCGCATCAGGGATGAGAAGCGCATCGGCGAAAAGAATCCTGAAAACCGAAGGGTTCCAGGAAGTACATAATGGCGGCGGCTGGGTAAGCTTGCAAAGCAAAATCTCATAA
- a CDS encoding rhodanese-like domain-containing protein, with amino-acid sequence MNKKTIIDVRTPGEFMGGNVAGSINIPLQELPERLNEIKSMSQPVVLCCASGMRSEKATSYLKGYGINCENGGSWMDVNYKNQTL; translated from the coding sequence ATGAATAAAAAAACGATTATCGATGTACGTACCCCGGGAGAATTTATGGGTGGTAACGTGGCAGGAAGCATCAACATTCCGCTCCAGGAATTGCCAGAGCGATTGAATGAGATCAAATCAATGTCACAACCGGTGGTCTTATGTTGTGCCAGCGGCATGCGAAGTGAAAAAGCCACATCCTATTTAAAAGGTTATGGCATTAACTGCGAAAACGGAGGTAGTTGGATGGATGTGAATTATAAGAACCAAACACTTTAA